In one window of Legionella fallonii LLAP-10 DNA:
- a CDS encoding NAD-dependent epimerase/dehydratase family protein yields MNISDLKVLVLGGNGFIGSHLVDALIAQGCTIKIFDQAHPISPNYINSKHIQYIQGDFTSERDIANALEGCDVCFHLISTVLPKTSNLDPIFDIETNLTGSVRLLNQAVKAGIKKIIFLSSGGTVYGTPLHIPIDEHHPTNPICSYGITKLAIEKYLSLYQQLYGLNYTVMRLSNPFGERQRTCSTQGAVAVFLGKTLRKEIIEIWGDGSVIRDYIHISDVISAMIKSITYEGKERVFNIGSGHGISLNKVLNEIENVTEIKVNRKYTEGRTFDVPTSILSIDRAVQELHWMPALTFTQGLIRMVDWIKEIQPCPL; encoded by the coding sequence ATGAACATATCTGATCTCAAAGTTTTAGTATTGGGTGGCAATGGCTTTATAGGCTCTCATTTAGTGGATGCACTAATTGCCCAAGGTTGTACAATAAAAATATTTGATCAAGCACACCCTATTTCACCAAATTATATTAATTCAAAGCATATTCAATACATACAAGGTGATTTTACCAGCGAGCGAGATATTGCTAATGCCTTGGAGGGGTGTGATGTATGTTTTCATCTGATCTCCACCGTTTTACCCAAGACATCGAATTTAGATCCTATTTTTGATATAGAAACAAACTTAACTGGATCTGTCCGTTTGTTAAATCAGGCAGTAAAGGCGGGTATAAAAAAGATCATTTTTCTTTCCTCTGGTGGGACGGTTTATGGTACTCCATTGCATATTCCAATCGATGAACATCATCCAACCAACCCCATCTGTTCTTATGGTATTACAAAACTTGCAATTGAAAAATACTTGAGTTTGTATCAGCAACTGTATGGACTCAATTATACCGTGATGCGATTATCTAATCCATTCGGAGAAAGACAGCGTACTTGCTCTACTCAAGGTGCGGTAGCTGTTTTTTTAGGTAAAACTTTGCGTAAAGAAATCATTGAAATTTGGGGGGATGGCTCAGTTATTAGAGATTATATACATATATCCGATGTTATAAGTGCAATGATAAAATCCATCACCTATGAAGGAAAGGAGCGTGTATTTAATATCGGTTCTGGGCATGGAATTAGCCTGAATAAAGTACTTAATGAAATTGAAAATGTTACCGAAATCAAAGTGAACCGAAAATATACCGAAGGCAGAACATTTGATGTACCAACCAGCATTCTCTCCATAGATCGCGCGGTACAAGAATTACACTGGATGCCCGCACTAACATTTACACAAGGACTTATACGCATGGTGGATTGGATTAAAGAAATACAACCCTGTCCATTATAA